GATGCAAGGACGTTTCAAGCAGTGGATGTTGCTGGCCGCTTTCGTGCCGACTTTCGCGATGGCTCAGTCGCTTCAGAACCAGGCGCCGAACCAGGCGGCGGCGCCGGCCGCAGCAGCACCGGTTGATCCGGCCAAGCAAGCTGCGATCAAGGATCTGCTGGACGCAATCGACGCGCAAAAGCTCGTCGGCGCAATCGGCAACAGCGCACAGATGCAAGCGAAGCAGCTCGTTCCGGCCATCCTGTCGGACGCGCTGTCGGAGAACAAGTCGCTGAACGACAAGCAGAAGCAGGCAGCCGTCCCGACGCTGCAGAAGAACGCAGTGCCGAAGCTGGTGGACTCGGCTGGCCAGGTGTTCGCCACGGACAACTTCCGCCAGGACGCCATGAAGGCCCAGTACGACGCATACGCGAAGTACTACTCGACCGACGAAATCAAGGATCTGACGAACTTCTACAAGAGCCCGACGGGCCGCAAGTTCATTCAGGTTCAGGACCAGGTTGGCCGCGACGTCGTCAACGGTCTGATGCAGAAGTACATGCCGCAAGCCATCAAGGCGACCCGCACGCAAGCGGACCAAGAAGTGGCAAGCGTCAAGCCGGGCAAGTAAGCACGGCGCGACAACCGGAAAACTCGCAGCGGGGCGCGCTGCCCCGCGCGTTGGCGGGTTTTCAGGACAGTGCGATAATGGCTGTTTGCGCGAAAGCGCAAGCAGCCATTTCTTTTTCAGGCGCGCGTCATCCGCTGAACCAAGCGACTCGACGCAACGTCGCGCCTGCCATTCGGGATTTCCACATGCGCGTGTTCAATTTCTCCGCCGGCCCGGCCGCCATGCCAGAAGAAGTGTTGAGGCAAGCCGCCGACGAAATGCTCGACTGGCAAGGTAGCGGCATGAGCGTGATGGAAATGAGCCACCGCGGCGCCGAATTCATGTCGATCCATGAAGCGGCGCTCGCGGACCTGCGCGAACTGCTGAACGTGCCTGCGTCGCATCGGATTCTGTTTCTGCAAGGCGGCGGCATTGGCGAGAACGCCATCGTGCCGATGAATCTGCTCGGCTCGAAAAAGACGGTGGATTTCGTCGTGACCGGTTCGTGGTCGACGAAGTCATACAAGGAAGCGCAGAAGTACTGCACGCCGCACATCGCGGCCACCGGCAAGACGGAAGAGGGCTACACGCGCGTGCCGGCCATCGGCGAGTGGAAGCTGTCCGACGATCCCGCCTACGTGCATCTGTGCACGAACGAAACCATCGACGGCGTCGAGGCGTTCGACATTCCCGATCTCGGCGACATTGCGCTCGTCGCGGATGCGTCGTCGCACATCCTGTCGCGTCCGATGGACGTCGCCAAGTTCGGCGCGCTCTTCGCGGGCGCGCAGAAAAACATCGGCATGGCGGGCGTGACGGTCGTGATGGTGCGCGAGGACTTGCTCGACCGCGCGCTGCCCATCTGCCCGTCCGCGTTCGAATGGAAGACGGTCGCCGAGAACAACTCGATGTTCAACACGCCGCCCACGTACGCCATCTACATGGCCGGGCTCGTCTTCAAGTGGCTGAAGAAGCAGGGCGGCCTCGAGGCGATGGAAGCGCGCAACGTCGAGAAAGCGAAGCTGCTCTACGACACCATCGACGCGAGCGATTTCTACGTGAACAAGGTGAATCGGCAGAACCGTTCGCGCATGAACGTGCCGTTCTTTCTCGCCGATGAATCGCGCAATACCGATTTCCTGGCCGGCGCCAAAGCGCGCGGGCTACTGCAGCTGAAGGGCCACAAGTCCGTCGGTGGCATGCGGGCATCGATCTACAACGCGGTGCCGGTCGAGGGCGTCAGGGCGCTCGTCGACTATATGAAGGAATTCGAGCGGACGAGCGCGTGAACGCGCCGTCGCTCCTCTAACCGCATTCGCACAACACGCACCGCATGGACGACGATCTTAATTCAAGACTCAAACCGCTGCGTGAGCGCATCGACGCGCTCGACGCACAACTCATCGCGCTGCTGAATCAGCGCGCTTCGGTCGCCCTCGAAGTGGGCGAGGTGAAGAAGCACTTCAACGCGCCGGTGTTTCGCCCGGAGCGCGAAATGCAGGTCATCGCGCGTTTGCAGGCCATCAGCGACGGCCCGCTCGCCGCCGACCACATCAGCGCGATCTGGCGCGAGATCATGGCCGCGAGCCGCGCGCTCGAACAGACGCTGCGCGCCGCGTTCCTCGGGCCCGTCGGCACCTACAGCGAACAGGCGATGTTCGAATACTTCGGGCATTCCATCGAGGGGCTGCCGTGCCCGTCCATCGACGAAGTGTTCCGCTCGGTCGAAGCCGGGGCGGCACAGTACGGCGTCGTGCCGGTCGAGAATTCGGCGGAAGGCGCGGTGTCGCGCACGCTGGATTTGCTGCTGCAAACGCAACTCGTGATCGGCGGCGAACTCGCCTTGCCGATTCATCACAATCTGCTGACGGCGTCCGGCTCTCTCGAAGGCGTGACGCGCGTTTGCGCACACCCGCAGGCGCTCGCGCAATGCCAGCGGTGGCTCTCCGCGAACGCGCCGCATCTGGAGCGGCAGGCGGTGTCGAGCAATGCGGAAGCGGCCCGCATGGCCGTGGCGGACCCGACGGTGGCGGCCATCGCCGGCGACCGCGCCGCGACGCACTACGGCCTCGGTGTCGTGTATTCGCTGATTCAGGACGATCCGCACAACCGCACGCGTTTTGTCATCATCGGCAAGCAGCCGTCGGATGCGAGCGGTCACGACCAGACGTCGCTCATCGTGTCTGTCGCTAACGAGCCGGGGGCGGTGTTCAAGCTGCTGGAGCCGCTCGCGAAGCACGGCGTGTCGATGACGCGCTTCGAGTCGCGGCCCGCGCGTGTCGGGACGTGGGAGTACTACTTCTATATCGATCTCGAAGGCCATCGCAACGATGCGTCGGTGGCCGCCGCGCTGGAGGAACTCGGGCAGAAGGCCGCGTTTCTCAAGATTCTCGGGTCGTATCCGCGCGCCCGGTAAAATCCGCGCTTTCAGCAGTTCTGTCTTCCGCGTCGTCGACGCGTTTTTTGCGATGTCCCGTGGCCGCGTTCACTTTCAATAAACTGGTTATTTTCGGCGTCGGCCTGATCGGCGGGTCGCTCGCGCGCGCACTGCGCGAACGCGCCGGGCTGGCCGGGCGCGTGGTCGGCGTCGGGCGCTCGGCGCAGTCGGTGGCGCGCGCGGTCGAGCTGGGCGTAATCGATGAAGCCGCCGCGCTCGATGACGACGCCGCGCTCGCTCGCGCGTTGCAGGGCGCCGATATCGTGCTGCTCGCCGCGCCGGTCGCGCAGACGCAGCCGTTGCTCGCGCGCATCGCGCCGTTTCTGGACGCGCACGCCATCGTGACGGATGCCGGCAGCACGAAGAGCGACGTCGTCGCGGCGGCGCGCGCGGCGCTTTCCGAGCGCGTCGCGCAGTTCGTGCCGGGGCATCCGATAGCCGGGCGCGAGTCGAGCGGCGTCGATGCCGCGTTGCCTGATCTGTACGTCGACCGCAATGTCGTGCTGTGTCCGCTGACCGAGAACGCACCGCAAGCCGTCGAGCGCATTGCCGCGATGTGGCGCGCGACGGGCGCGGCGGTGCACACGATGAGCGAGGCGCAGCATGATCGCGTGTTCGCGTCGGTGAGCCATCTGCCGCATGTGCTGTCGTTCGCGCTCGTCGAGCAGATTCTCGAAGCGCCGGACGCGCAACTGAAGTTTTCGTTCGCGGCGGGCGGTTTTCGCGATTTCACGCGCATTGCGGCGTCGAGCCCGGAAATGTGGCGCGACGTGTGTCTTGCGAACCGGGCCGCGCTGCTGGCTGAACTCGACGCCTACGCGGACGTGCTCGCGCGGTTTCGCGCGGCCATCGACGCATCGGACGGCGCGGCGCTCGAAGCGGCATTCGCGCGCTCGCGCGTGGCGCGCACGGAGTGGCAGGAACGCGGCGGCAAGACGATTCCCGGCGATTCGCCCACGAAATAAGACACCCAGGACACAGCATGGAACATCTCGATCTCGGACCTTTCGCGCGCGCGTCCGGCACGGTGCGGCTGCCCGGCTCGAAAAGCATCTCGAACCGCGTGCTGCTGCTCGCCGCGCTTTCGACCGGCGAAACGGCGATCACCAATCTGCTCGATTCCGACGACACGCGCGTGATGCTCGCCGCGCTGGAGACGCTCGGCGTGACGCTCAGGCGCGATGGCGAGCGCGTGATCGTCACGGGCACGGGCGGCGCGTTTCCGTCGAAGTCGGCGGAGCTTTTTCTCGGCAACGCGGGAACGGCGGTTCGTCCGCTGACGGCGGCGCTCGCGGTCAACGGCGGCGAATATCGCGTGCACGGCGTGCCGCGGATGCATGAGCGGCCCATCGGCGATCTCGTCGACGGGTTGCGTCAGATCGGCGCGAAAATCGACTACGAGCAGAACGACGGCTTCCCGCCGCTCAAAATTCACGCGTCGCATATCGCCGTGGACAAGCCCATTCGCGTGCGCGGCGACGTGTCGAGCCAGTTTCTCACCGCGCTCCTGATGAGCCTGCCGGTTATCGAGGGCCGGAGCGGCCCGGTGACGATCGAAGTCGAAGGCGAGCTCATTTCGAAGCCGTATATCGAGATCACGGTGCGGCTGATGGAACGCTTCGGCGTCACTGTCGAGCGCGACGGCTGGGCGCGGTTCACCGTTCCCGCGGGCGCGTCGTACCGGTCTCCCGGCGCGATCATGGTGGAAGGCGACGCGTCGTCCGCGTCGTATTTTCTGGCGGCGGGCGCCATCGGCCACGGGCCGGTGCGCGTGGAAGGCGTCGGGCGGTCGAGCATTCAGGGCGACGTCGGCTTCGCGGATGCGCTCAATCGCATGGGCGCGAACGTGATGATGGGCGACGACTGGATCGAAGTGCGTGGCGTCGAGTCCGACGACGGCAAGCTCGCGCCCATCGACATGGACTTCAACCTGATTCCCGACGCCGCGATGACCATTGCCGTGGCCGCGCTGTTCGCGAACGGCACGACGACGCTGCGCAACATCGCGAGCTGGCGCGTGAAGGAAACCGACCGCATCGCCGCGATGGCGACCGAATTGCGCAAGGTCGGCGCGACAGTCGAAGAGGGCGCGGATTATCTGGTCGTCACGCCGCCGGCGAAACTGACCGCCAACGCCGCGATCGACACCTACGACGATCACCGCATGGCGATGTGCTTTTCGCTCGTGAGTCTCGGCGGCGTGCCGGTGCGCATCAACGATCCGAAGTGCGTGAACAAGACTTTCCCCGACTATTTCGACCGTTTCGCGACGCTCGTGAGAACGTGAGCCGTGCAATGTCTTCCATCACCAGAACAGCAATAACGGGCCGAAACGGCCATACGCAATGAAACCGAGCCGTCCATTCGACCCCACTCCAGTCATCACCATCGACGGGCCGACGGCGTCCGGCAAGGGCACGGTCGCGGCGGTCGTCGCGGCCACGCTCGGCTTTCACCTGCTCGACAGCGGCGCGCTGTACCGGCTCGCCGCGCTCGCGAGCGTCCGTTACGGCATCGACAAGGGCGACGCCCCCGCGCTTGCAAACCTCGTCGGCGACCTGCATATCACCTTCCGCGAGGGATGCGCGCAGCTCGACGGCGTCGATGTATCGACTGAAATCCGCGCCGAGGAAATCGGCAATCGCGCGTCCGCGATCGCGGTGCATCCCGAAGTGCGGCAGGCGCTCGTCGCCCGCCAGCGGGCGTTCCGCAAGCGCCCGGGACTCGTCGCCGACGGCCGCGACATGGGCACGGTCATCTTCCCCGACGCCACACTGAAGGTCTTCCTGACCGCGAGCGTCGAGGCCCGCGCGGCGAGACGCCATAAGCAATTGATGCAAAAAGGCTTTTCTGCTAATATGGATGACTTGCTGCGCGATTTGCGCGAACGCGACGCCCGCGACATGAACCGGGCAGCCGCGCCGCTCAAGCCTGCGGCGGACGCGAAGACGCTGGACACCTCCGGTTTGTCGATCGATCAAGCGGTCGAGCAGATCATCGGCTGGTACAGCGAAGTGCGCGTGTAGCTGAAACTGTAGTAGATGTGCCGGTTCGCCCGCCACTTGCGGTCGGCTGCCGGATAGTTGGGTGCTCCGTCATGTGGCGGAGCGTGTGTTAAACCCCTTAACCCCGTACGGCTCCGCGCATCGTCGGCCATAGGCCATTAGCGCAAAAGCTGTGCAAATATTGATTTTTATGTCCGACCTGCAAACCTCCACCCCGAATAACGAATCTTTCGCGGCTCTGTTCGAAGAGTCGCTGACCAAGCAGGACATGCGCGCTGGCGAAGTGATCTCCGCCGAAGTCGTGCGTGTCGACCACAACTTCGTGGTCGTAAATGCTGGTCTGAAGTCCGAAGCCTATATTCCGCTCGAAGAGTTCCTGAACGACGCGGGTGAAGTGGAAGTGCAGGCGGGCGACTTCGTTTCCGTCGCGATCGACGCGCTGGAAAACGGCTATGGCGACACCATCCTGTCGCGCGACAAGGCGAAGCGTCTGGCTTCGTGGCTGTCGCTGGAAAAGGCGCTGGACAACAACGAGCTCGTCACCGGCACCATCACCGGCAAGGTGAAGGGCGGCATGACCGTGATGGTCAACGGCATCCGCGCGTTCCTGCCGGGTTCGCTCGTGGATACGCGTCCGGTGAAGGACACGACCCCGTACGAAGGCAAGACGCTCGAATTCCGCGTCATCAAGCTCGACCGCAAGCGTAACAACGTCGTGCTGTCGCGCCGCGCTGTGATCGAAGCCACGCAAGGCGAAGAGCGCGCAAAGCTGCTCGAAACGCTGAAGGAAGGCGCGATCGTGGAAGGCGTGGTCAAGAACATCACCGACTACGGCGCGTTCGTGGACCTGGGCGGCATCGACGGCCTGCTGCACATCACCGACATCGCATGGCGTCGTGTGCGTCACCCGTCGGAAGTGCTGTCGGTTGGCCAGGAAGTCACCGCGAAGATCCTCAAGTTCGACCAAGAGAAGAACCGCGTCTCGCTCGGTATCAAGCAACTGGGCGACGATCCGTGGGAAGGCATCTCGCGCCGTTACCCGTCGGGCACGCGTCTGTTCGGTAAGGTCACGAACATCACCGACTACGGCGCATTCGTCGAAGTGGAATCGGGCATCGAAGGCCTGGTCCACGTGTCGGAAATGGACTGGACCAACAAGAACGTTGCACCGTCGAAGGTCGTGCAGCTGGGCGACGAAGTCGAAGTCATGGTTCTCGAAATCGACGAAGACCGCCGCCGTATCAGCCTCGGCATGAAGCAGTGCAAGCCGAATCCGTGGGACGACTTCAGCCGCAACTTCAAGAAGGGCGACAAGCTGCAAGGCGCGATCAAGTCGATCACCGACTTCGGCGTCTTCATCGGCCTGCCGGGCGGCATCGACGGTCTGGTTCACCTGTCGGACCTGTCGTGGTCGGAAACGGGCGAAGAAGCGGTTCGCAAGTACAAGAAGGGCGACGAAGTCGAAGCCGTGGTTCTGGGCATCGACGTCGAGAAGGAGCGCATCTCGCTCGGCATCAAGCAGCTCGAAGGCGATCCGTTCAGCAACTTCGTCGCGATCAACGACAAGGGCGCGATCGTCGACGGCGTCGTGAAGTCGGTCGATCCGAAGGGTGCGGTCGTCACGCTGTCGGGTGAAGTCGAAGGCTACCTGCGCGCTTCGGAAATCGCACAAGACCGCGTGGAAGATGCGCGCAATGTGCTGAAGGAAGGCGACAAGGTCAACGCGATGATCATCAATATCGATCGCAAGTCGCGCGGCATCAACCTGTCGATCAAGGCGAAGGATTCGGCCGAGCAGCAGGAAGCCATGCGCGGCCTGCAAGCTTCGGACTCGAACGCCGCCGCTACCGGCACGACCAACCTCGGCGCGCTGCTGAAGGCCAAGCTCGACGGCCAGAACAGCTAAGCCTTAACGGTACTGCTGCAGTATGACCAAATCGGAATTGGTCGCCCAGTTGGCCTCGCGATTTCCGCAACTTGTGCTCAAGGATGCGGATTTCGCGGTCAAGACGATGCTCGATGCGATGTCGGAGGCGCTTGCCAACGGTCATCGCATCGAAATTCGCGGCTTCGGCAGCTTCGGGCTCAACCGTCGTCCGTCGCGCGTCGGGCGCAATCCCAAGTCGGGTGAAAAAGTGCTGGTGCCGGAGAAATTCGTGCCGCACTTCAAGCCGGGCAAGGAGTTGCGCGAACGCGTCGATGGCCGCGCGGGCGAGCCGCTGAAGGCGTCGAACGACGACGATGCGGACGATCTCTGATCGGCGCGCATCGGCAGGAAAATTCGTCTGCGCGTGTGCACAGACGGTCCGCCGCGACGTCCGGCCATGAGGCAATCGACCAGAAAAGCACCCCTTGCGGGTGCTTTTTTTTCGCCCCGACGCGCCGCACGCGTGGGCATCGCGTTCGCTAGCGCACATAGCGCCGGCCATTTCGTCGGAGGCTTGCGCCGCGCCGGTGCTTCGCAGCAAACGCATCCATTACAATACCGGTCACTTTGACTCGGGTAATCACGTAGGCCGGACGGCGAATAGACGGCCGCGAGATGCAACCGCTATTGCGAGACGTACATGAAATTCATAGTCTGGCTGATCCGCGTTCTGGTGTTCGTGTTGTTGCTCGTGCTGGCGCTCGCCAATACGCAGCCGGCGACATTGAACTTCCTCGCAGGCTACGCCTGGCAGGCGCCGCTGATCCTGATCGGCCTGGCATTTTTCGTAGTGGGACTGCTCGCCGGGCTCGTGTCCGCCGTGCCTGCGGTGCTGCGATTGCGGCTCGAAAACGGCCGTCTGAAGCGCGACGTGCGCGTCGCCCGAGAAGCGCCGGTGGTCAAAGAAGAACCGCCGATGCCGCCGCTCATCTGAACGCGCATCATCCGGGCGGCGCGCACGCTTGCCGTTGCCCGAAGCAGACACCTAACCGACTCACCGACCAAAACGCATGGATCTAGACTTCTGGTGGCTGCTCGTCATCCCCGTGGCTTTCGCGCTGGGCTGGATGGCATCCCGCTACGACCTGAAAACGCTGCTATCCGAAAATGCGAACCTGCCGCGCTCGTACTTTCGCGGCCTGAATTTCCTGCTCAACGAGCAGCACGACAAGGCGATCGACGCCTTCATCGAAGTCGCCAAGCTGGACCCGGAAACCATCGAGCTGCACTTCGCGCTCGGTAATCTGTTTCGACGGCGCGGCGAGACGGATCGCGCCATCCGCGTGCATCAAAATCTGTTGAGCCGCGCGGACCTGCCGGTCGCCGAACGCGATCACGCGCTGTATGAACTGGGGCAGGATTTCCTGAAAGCGGGCTTGCTGGATCGCGCCGAGGAAACGTTCCGGTCGCTGGACGCCGGCGAATATTCGCTCGGCGCACAGCGCGCTTTGCTGACCATTTACGAGATCGAAAAGGACTGGCCGAAGTCCATCACGACGGCCGAGCGCATCGAGAAGATGGGCGCGCCGTCGCTGCATATGGAAATTGCGCATTTCCATTGCGAACTCGCGCAGGAAGCCTTGCAGCGCAAGAATCAGGACGATGCGCGCGCCGAACTGAAGCTCGCGCTGGCGTCGAATCCGGACAACGTCCGCGCCACGATTCTCTCGGGCGACGCCGAAGCCGCTGCCGGAAACGTCGAAGCCGCGATTGCAGCCTGGAAGCGCGTCGAGGCGCAGAATGAAGCGTATTTGCCGCTCGTGGCGGAAAAGCTGATGAAGGGGTACGCCGCGCTCGGGCGCAAGGAAGAGGGCGTCGACTTGCTGATCGACTACGCGACGCGGTACCCGTCGAACGATCTGCTGGATGTTGCGTACAAGCATGTTCAGGAACTGCGCGGCCTCGACGCGGCGCACGCGCTCGTGCGCAGGCAGATGGAAATCGCACCGAATCTTGCGGGCATGACGCGCTTGCTCGAAGCGCAGGAAGCGACCGCCGAGGAGCCGCGCCGGGGCGAGCTGGAGCTCATGCGCACGCTGGTGAGACAACGCACCAAGAATTTGCCGCGGTACACATGTCAGACGTGTGGATTCCGCGCGCGCCTCTTTTATTGGCAGTGCCCCGGCTGCAGCGGCTGGGAGACTTACGCGCCACGACGCGTCGAACCGATCACGAGTTCGGCCTGACTTCGCACACCATCGCGAGCGCGCAGTTTCCGCGCTCATCATCATCGCCGCTATCTTAGAAACCTACGGAGAGCTATGAAAGTTACCATCGTTGGTACGGGTTACGTCGGTCTCGTGACCGGTGCTTGCCTCGCTGAAATCGGCAATGACGTGTTCTGTGTCGATGTCGATCCGCGCAAGATCGAGATCCTCAATAACGGCGGCGTGCCGATTCACGAGCCGGGCCTCCAGGAAATGCTCAAGCGCACCCGCGCGGCCGGTCGCATCCAGTTCTCCACCGACGTGAAGGCGAGCGTCGAGCACGGCGACATCCAGTTCATCGCGGTCGGCACGCCGCCCGACGAAGACGGCTCCGCCGACTTGCAGTACGTGCTCGCGGCCGCGCGCAACATCGGACGCTATTCGAACGGCTTCAAGGTGATCGTCGACAAATCGACGGTGCCGGTCGGCACGGCGCTGCAAGTCAAGCGCGTCGTGGACGAAGAACTGAAGGCGCGCGGCGTTGGCGACGGCTTCTCCGTCGTGTCGAATCCGGAGTTCCTGAAGGAAGGCGCTGCAGTCGACGACTTCATGCGGCCCGACCGAATCGTGATCGGCATCGACGACGATCAGGCGGGCAACCGCGCGCGCGAAATGATGAAGCGCCTCTACGCGCCGTTCAACCGCAATCACGAGCGCACGCTTTACATGGATGTGCGCTCCGCCGAGTTCACGAAGTACGCGGCCAACGCCATGCTCGCCACGCGCATCTCGTTCATGAACGATCTCTCAAACCTGGCCGATGCAGTCGGCGCGGACATCGAATCCGTGCGTCGCGGCATTGGCTCGGACCCGCGCATCGGGTATCACTTCCTGTATGCGGGTTGCGGCTACGGCGGCTCGTGCTTCCCGAAGGACGTGCAGGCGCTCGTGCAGACGGCGCGCGAAAACGGGCATCGGCTGCAAATTCTGGAATCGGTCGAAGCGGTCAACAACGCGCAGAAGGAAGTGCTCGTCAACAAGATCGTCAAGCGCATGGGCGAAGACCTGCACGGCCGCACGTTCGCCGTATGGGGCCTCGCGTTCAAGCCGAACACCGATGACATGCGCGAGGCGTCGAGCCGGCGTCTGATCGCGTCGCTCCTGGAACGCGGCGCGACGGTGCGGGCGTACGATCCTGTCGCGATGGCCGAAGCGCAGCGCGTGTTCGCGCTCGATCTCGAAGGCCGCCGCGAGGACATGGAGCGTCTGCACTTCGTGCAAACGCAGCAGGAAGCGTTGACGGGCGCGGACGCGCTCGTCATCGTGACGGAGTGGAAGGAATTCAAGAGCCCGGACTTCGGGCACTTGAAGAGCGAGCTGAAGATGCCGGTTATCTTCGACGGCCGCAATTTGTATGAACCGGAAGCGATGGCCGAACTAGGCATCGATTATTTTGCAATAGGACGTCCCCATGTCGAACTCGACGGCAATGGCAGCCGGCAATAGCCCGGCGAATATCCCAGTGGTGCCGCGCGCCCGCATTTCGGCGGCGCGCGTGCTGGTGGTCGGCGATGTCATGCTCGACCGCTACTGGTTCGGCGACGTGAACCGCATCTCGCCCGAGGCGCCCGTGCCGGTCGTGCACGTGCAGAAGAAGGAGGATCGCCTGGGCGGGGCGGCGAACGTCGCGCGCAACGCGGCGGCGCTCGGCGCGCAGGCGGGTCTGCTGTGCGTCGTGGGGCATGACGAGCCGGGCGAGCGCATCGTGGAGCTGCTCGGCGAGAGCCGGGTCGCCGCGCACCTCGCGCGCGACCCGGAGTTACTCACGACCATCAAGTTGCGCGTGTTGTCGCGCCAGCAGCAACTGCTGCGCGTCGACTTCGAGAACACGCCGAATCACGAAGTGCTGCGCGCGTGCCTCGAACGCTTCACGGAA
This Caballeronia sp. LZ062 DNA region includes the following protein-coding sequences:
- a CDS encoding UDP-glucose/GDP-mannose dehydrogenase family protein; its protein translation is MKVTIVGTGYVGLVTGACLAEIGNDVFCVDVDPRKIEILNNGGVPIHEPGLQEMLKRTRAAGRIQFSTDVKASVEHGDIQFIAVGTPPDEDGSADLQYVLAAARNIGRYSNGFKVIVDKSTVPVGTALQVKRVVDEELKARGVGDGFSVVSNPEFLKEGAAVDDFMRPDRIVIGIDDDQAGNRAREMMKRLYAPFNRNHERTLYMDVRSAEFTKYAANAMLATRISFMNDLSNLADAVGADIESVRRGIGSDPRIGYHFLYAGCGYGGSCFPKDVQALVQTARENGHRLQILESVEAVNNAQKEVLVNKIVKRMGEDLHGRTFAVWGLAFKPNTDDMREASSRRLIASLLERGATVRAYDPVAMAEAQRVFALDLEGRREDMERLHFVQTQQEALTGADALVIVTEWKEFKSPDFGHLKSELKMPVIFDGRNLYEPEAMAELGIDYFAIGRPHVELDGNGSRQ